From one Rosa rugosa chromosome 4, drRosRugo1.1, whole genome shotgun sequence genomic stretch:
- the LOC133744408 gene encoding uncharacterized protein LOC133744408, which translates to MQGFREALGYADLLDLGFSGTKSTWWNADTKLRLDRAVCTPSWFDIFGYAKLVHLPPSDSDHSPILLHASTIPLPQRTRIHRFKFEAFWLQHHECDPLVKQAWHTDVTGVPLFRVATKIKHTRNALDKWQKAAFCERQQSMLGIRARLEELLDARVGNDIQEEKKGLMKRRQNLLSQEEVFWKQRSKITWLREGDRNTGFFHRKVSNRRRKNLIKGLFDDDGEWKEDDAGLEKVVSDYFQKMFTASELDLEALATTLSAINPCVTPAMNAQLCRLYSGEEIKYALF; encoded by the coding sequence ATGCAGGGGTTTCGTGAGGCACTAGGGTATGCAGACCTTTTGGACTTAGGGTTTAGTGGTACCAAGTCTACCTGGTGGAACGCTGATACAAAGCTTAGATTAGATAGGGCCGTGTGTACACCCTCATGGTTTGATATATTTGGGTATGCAAAGCTGGTGCATCTACCTCCTAGCGACTCTGATCATAGTCCTATTTTATTGCATGCCAGTACCATTCCCTTACCTCAACGTACTCGGATACATAGGTTCAAATTCGAAGCCTTTTGGCTTCAGCACCATGAGTGCGACCCGCTAGTGAAGCAGGCTTGGCATACTGACGTTACAGGTGTTCCTTTATTTCGAGTTGCGACAAAGATCAAGCACACTAGGAATGCTCTTGATAAGTGGCAGAAGGCTGCTTTTTGCGAACGCCAACAGAGTATGTTGGGTATACGGGCGAGGTTGGAAGAGTTACTGGACGCCAGGGTTGGCAATGACATTCAAGAAGAGAAGAAGGGGCTTATGAAGCGTCGCCAAAATCTTCTTTCACAAGAAGAAGTTTTCTGGAAGCAAAGATCAAAGATTACGTGGCTTCGGGAAGGAGACAGGAATACCGGCTTCTTCCATAGGAAGGTATCGAATAGGAGAAGGAAGAATCTTATCAAGGGCCTGTTTGATGACGATGGTGAGTGGAAGGAAGATGATGCAGGTTTGGAAAAGGTTGTTTCAGATTATTTCCAAAAGATGTTTACTGCTTCTGAACTAGATTTGGAGGCTCTGGCTACTACTCTTTCGGCAATCAATCCTTGTGTGACTCCGGCAATGAATGCACAACTGTGTAGGCTGTATTCTGGCGAGGAGATAAAGTATGCTCTTTTTTAG